One genomic segment of Sanyastnella coralliicola includes these proteins:
- a CDS encoding DUF5686 and carboxypeptidase-like regulatory domain-containing protein gives MALSSFAQKTVVSGKVTDAETGEALPYVNISFVGTKSGTITDFNGNYFLETYYASDSIRASFIGYKPSTKAVKLDQTQVINFELSVSSIALEVAEVTAGDEENPAHPIIRAVQKNRKINNREKLEAYEYELYNKVEFDLNNLTDEFRERKIMKPFEFVFDNIDSTEEKIYLPIFMTENISEFYYRKNPKTEKEIILATKISGIENKSVSQFLGDMYQNVNIYDNNIIVFGKSFVSPISGLGFTFYDYYLMDSTYIEGKWCYQIKFQPKRKQELTFTGDMWVNDTTYAVKQVEATIAEDANINFINKLKVRQEYNEVQKEVWMLTRDELLVDFNLTEKTMGFYGRKTTTYRDFQINEAREDDFYKGISDIIVEENATEQGEEFWDDRRHIELTDNEKSVYQMVDSIKTVPQFRTIADVISLFVSGYYVRGNFEYGPYFTLYSFNPVEGHRFRVGGRTSNDFSKRVLIEGYTAYGLRDRRFKYGGGITWMLSKQPRMVFGISGKEDVEQLGQAPGAFQQDNVLSSIFRRNPANKLTNVVEAKSYFEREWFYGLSNKIVFTHRTLSPLGALRYERLNDIRQIEPVDNLTTAELTFYTRFAYKEKFLSGEFDRVSLGTKYPTLEVAYTLGLKDVINSDYEYQKLVVRVKDKVRFGPLGYARIWAEAGRYWGQLPYPLLQLHQGNETFFYDETAFNTMNFFEFVSDEWVSASITYHADGLFLNRIPLMRKLKWREVATVKGVVGNFDPSNQEEMVLPPETNVLTKPYVEAALGVENIFKFLRVDGLWRLSYLDNPNIVKFGIRAKFQFDF, from the coding sequence TTGGCCCTGTCTTCGTTCGCCCAAAAAACGGTGGTTTCAGGTAAGGTTACTGACGCTGAAACAGGAGAAGCCCTTCCCTATGTGAATATCAGCTTCGTAGGTACCAAAAGTGGTACGATTACCGACTTCAACGGGAATTATTTCCTAGAAACATATTACGCCAGTGATAGCATCCGCGCTAGCTTTATTGGATATAAGCCAAGCACAAAAGCGGTCAAGCTTGACCAAACCCAAGTCATCAACTTCGAACTAAGTGTTTCAAGTATCGCCCTTGAAGTGGCTGAGGTTACTGCAGGAGACGAAGAGAATCCGGCACACCCCATCATTCGTGCCGTTCAGAAGAATCGAAAGATCAATAACCGAGAGAAACTTGAGGCTTACGAGTACGAGCTCTACAACAAAGTAGAATTCGACCTCAACAACCTCACGGATGAATTCCGAGAGCGGAAAATCATGAAGCCCTTTGAATTCGTGTTCGATAACATCGACAGCACGGAAGAGAAGATCTACCTCCCGATTTTCATGACTGAGAATATCTCTGAGTTCTACTACCGAAAGAACCCAAAGACGGAAAAGGAAATCATCCTTGCCACCAAGATCTCAGGTATTGAGAACAAGAGTGTTTCGCAGTTCCTGGGGGACATGTACCAGAACGTTAACATCTACGACAATAACATTATCGTTTTCGGAAAGAGCTTTGTTTCGCCGATTTCCGGCCTTGGCTTCACTTTCTATGATTACTACCTGATGGATAGCACCTATATCGAAGGCAAATGGTGTTACCAGATCAAATTCCAACCGAAGCGTAAACAAGAACTGACCTTCACAGGCGATATGTGGGTAAACGACACTACCTACGCCGTGAAACAAGTTGAAGCAACGATTGCGGAAGACGCGAACATCAACTTCATCAATAAACTCAAGGTCCGCCAAGAGTACAACGAGGTACAAAAGGAGGTCTGGATGCTCACACGAGATGAGCTTCTAGTAGACTTCAACCTGACCGAGAAGACCATGGGCTTCTACGGAAGAAAAACTACGACCTACAGAGACTTCCAGATCAACGAAGCCAGAGAAGACGACTTCTACAAGGGCATCTCTGATATCATCGTGGAAGAAAATGCGACGGAACAAGGCGAAGAATTCTGGGACGACCGACGGCATATTGAACTGACGGATAACGAGAAGAGCGTCTATCAAATGGTTGACTCCATCAAGACGGTCCCCCAGTTCCGAACCATTGCTGATGTGATTTCCCTCTTTGTCTCCGGCTACTACGTGCGCGGGAACTTTGAGTATGGACCTTACTTCACCTTGTACAGCTTCAACCCGGTTGAAGGACATCGCTTCAGAGTGGGTGGACGAACAAGCAACGACTTTTCTAAACGCGTATTGATTGAAGGATACACGGCCTACGGCTTGCGTGACCGTCGATTCAAGTACGGCGGAGGCATCACCTGGATGCTTTCCAAGCAACCGCGGATGGTCTTCGGTATCTCTGGAAAAGAAGATGTGGAACAGTTAGGACAAGCTCCTGGGGCCTTTCAACAAGACAACGTCCTCTCGAGTATCTTCCGGCGGAACCCTGCGAATAAGTTGACCAATGTGGTCGAAGCCAAGAGCTACTTCGAACGAGAGTGGTTCTATGGCTTGTCTAATAAGATTGTATTCACTCACCGCACGCTTTCTCCATTGGGTGCGCTGCGTTATGAGCGACTAAACGACATTCGACAAATAGAGCCAGTAGACAATCTGACGACCGCAGAATTGACCTTCTATACACGATTCGCTTACAAGGAGAAATTCCTCAGTGGTGAATTCGACCGTGTTTCACTCGGCACGAAATACCCGACGCTCGAGGTAGCGTATACCCTCGGACTAAAGGACGTGATCAATAGCGACTACGAATACCAAAAATTGGTAGTCCGAGTGAAAGACAAGGTCCGATTTGGTCCTCTTGGTTATGCTCGAATTTGGGCAGAGGCAGGACGCTACTGGGGACAGCTACCTTATCCGTTGTTGCAATTGCATCAGGGTAACGAGACCTTCTTTTACGACGAAACGGCATTCAACACGATGAACTTCTTCGAGTTCGTGAGTGACGAATGGGTGAGTGCTTCAATCACTTATCATGCGGATGGACTCTTCTTGAACCGGATTCCGTTGATGCGTAAACTAAAGTGGCGTGAGGTTGCTACTGTTAAAGGAGTTGTAGGTAATTTTGACCCGAGCAATCAGGAAGAAATGGTACTTCCTCCTGAGACGAACGTGCTCACGAAACCCTACGTCGAAGCAGCCCTAGGGGTGGAGAATATTTTCAAGTTCCTCCGCGTTGATGGTCTGTGGCGATTGTCATACCTCGATAATCCGAACATTGTGAAGTTCGGTATTCGAGCCAAATTCCAGTTCGACTTCTAA
- the lptB gene encoding LPS export ABC transporter ATP-binding protein, whose translation MQLRAENIVKRYGKRTVVKGVSIEVNQGEIVGLLGPNGAGKTTSFYMIVGLIRPNEGTVFMDDQEITDEAMYKRAKLGVGYLPQEASVFRKLSVEDNIMAILEMTELNRQERKDRLEQLLNEFGLQHVRKNRGDFLSGGERRRTEIARALATDPKFILLDEPFAGVDPIAVEDIQKIVAQLKRKNIGILITDHNVQETLSITDRAYLLFEGNILKAGTAEELAADEQVRKVYLGQNFELRKPKVFD comes from the coding sequence ATGCAGCTGAGAGCAGAGAATATTGTCAAACGATACGGGAAACGCACCGTTGTGAAAGGCGTTTCCATTGAAGTAAATCAAGGAGAGATCGTTGGTCTACTCGGACCAAATGGTGCCGGTAAAACGACGAGCTTCTATATGATCGTAGGCTTGATCAGACCCAACGAAGGCACGGTCTTCATGGACGATCAAGAGATCACCGACGAAGCGATGTACAAACGCGCCAAACTAGGGGTAGGTTACCTCCCGCAGGAAGCAAGTGTATTCCGTAAGCTGAGTGTTGAAGACAACATCATGGCCATCTTGGAGATGACTGAGCTCAACCGCCAAGAACGCAAAGACCGACTGGAACAACTCCTCAATGAATTTGGTTTGCAGCACGTACGAAAGAACCGTGGTGACTTCCTTTCTGGAGGTGAGCGTCGTAGAACAGAGATCGCACGTGCATTAGCAACTGACCCTAAATTTATCCTTCTCGATGAGCCGTTTGCAGGGGTCGACCCGATTGCAGTTGAAGACATTCAGAAGATTGTTGCTCAGCTGAAAAGAAAGAACATCGGTATTCTGATTACAGACCACAACGTACAAGAAACGTTGTCAATCACAGATCGAGCTTACCTCCTTTTCGAAGGAAACATCCTGAAAGCTGGAACTGCAGAAGAACTAGCTGCAGACGAGCAAGTAAGAAAGGTATATCTGGGTCAGAACTTCGAGCTTAGGAAGCCGAAGGTGTTTGATTGA
- a CDS encoding riboflavin synthase codes for MFTGIIEALGEVKGVEREGDNLHFTISSPFTDELQIDQSVAHNGTCLTVVKIDGDEYVVTAIDETIIRTNVGELASGDKVNLERCMIMGGRLDGHIVQGHVDMVGEVTDVKEEDGSWRVYVKHEVTKVDEGYVTVPKGSITVNGVSLTVVDSSPGHFSVAIIPYTWEHTNFHTFKAGTKVNLEFDIIGKYVARMAAINQTPSAS; via the coding sequence ATGTTCACAGGAATTATCGAGGCCCTTGGCGAAGTCAAGGGCGTAGAACGCGAAGGTGATAACCTTCACTTCACTATTTCATCTCCCTTCACAGACGAACTGCAAATTGATCAAAGCGTGGCCCATAACGGTACGTGTTTGACCGTGGTGAAAATCGACGGAGACGAATACGTAGTGACTGCGATTGATGAAACCATCATTCGTACGAACGTTGGTGAATTAGCCTCTGGTGATAAAGTGAACCTCGAACGCTGTATGATCATGGGCGGCCGCCTAGACGGACATATCGTTCAAGGCCACGTTGACATGGTTGGTGAGGTGACTGATGTGAAGGAAGAAGATGGAAGCTGGCGTGTGTATGTGAAGCACGAAGTCACTAAAGTTGACGAAGGCTATGTTACCGTTCCTAAAGGGAGTATTACGGTAAATGGAGTGTCTCTGACAGTGGTAGACTCTTCACCTGGTCATTTCAGTGTGGCGATCATTCCTTACACATGGGAACACACCAATTTCCACACCTTTAAGGCGGGAACAAAAGTGAACCTAGAGTTCGATATTATTGGGAAGTACGTAGCACGAATGGCTGCGATCAATCAAACACCTTCGGCTTCCTAA